In Streptomyces sp. NBC_00878, a single window of DNA contains:
- a CDS encoding ATP-binding protein yields MKQSAAKTLGVAALGAAFAAAGAGAANAAPAVPDATSVLSTATSTLPVDGVTKTLPGAGESVAQGENALGSGLAAAQPAVANPLAEGPAAPAAGLLGGLPPQGLPTHGQPVNGIPLG; encoded by the coding sequence ATGAAGCAGTCTGCTGCCAAGACCCTCGGTGTCGCCGCTCTCGGTGCCGCCTTCGCCGCCGCGGGCGCGGGTGCCGCCAACGCGGCCCCGGCGGTTCCGGACGCCACCTCGGTGCTCTCCACCGCCACCAGCACGCTGCCGGTGGACGGGGTCACCAAGACCCTGCCCGGCGCCGGTGAGTCGGTCGCCCAGGGTGAGAACGCGCTCGGCAGCGGCCTCGCCGCCGCCCAGCCGGCCGTCGCGAATCCCCTCGCCGAGGGTCCGGCCGCGCCGGCCGCCGGTCTGCTCGGGGGCCTGCCGCCCCAGGGCCTGCCCACGCACGGCCAGCCGGTGAACG
- a CDS encoding adenosine deaminase: MTSQTKNTPSSEQIRQAPKVLLHDHLDGGLRPGTIVDLARDTGYANLPETDPGKLGIWFREAADSGSLERYLETFAHTCAVMQTREALVRVAAECAEDLAQDGVVYAEVRYAPEQHLDAGLTLEEVVEAVNEGFREGERRAREDGHRIRVGALLTAMRHAARSLEIAELANRYRGPGPNSGVVGFDIAGAEAGFPPTRHLDAFEYLKRENNHFTIHAGEAFGLPSIWQALQWCGADRLGHGVRIIDDIQVHEDGSVKLGRLASYVRDKRIPLELCPSSNLQTGAADSYAEHPIGLLRRLHFRATVNTDNRLMSGTSMTREFEHLVDAFGYSLDDMQWFTVNAMKSAFIPFDERLAMINDVIKPGYAELKSEWLFQQTASTSGSVSEEG; encoded by the coding sequence ATGACGAGCCAGACCAAGAACACTCCGAGTTCGGAGCAGATCCGCCAGGCGCCGAAGGTCCTTCTGCACGATCACCTCGACGGGGGCCTGCGCCCCGGGACGATCGTCGACCTGGCCCGCGACACGGGCTATGCCAATCTCCCCGAGACCGACCCCGGCAAGCTCGGCATCTGGTTCCGGGAGGCCGCCGACTCCGGGTCACTGGAGCGGTACTTGGAGACCTTCGCGCACACCTGTGCCGTCATGCAGACCCGCGAGGCGCTCGTCCGTGTCGCCGCCGAGTGCGCCGAGGACCTCGCCCAGGACGGCGTCGTCTACGCCGAGGTGCGGTACGCGCCCGAGCAGCACCTCGACGCCGGGCTCACCCTCGAAGAGGTCGTCGAGGCCGTCAACGAGGGCTTCCGGGAAGGTGAGCGGCGGGCCCGCGAGGACGGTCACCGGATCCGGGTCGGCGCCCTGCTGACCGCCATGCGGCACGCGGCCCGCTCCCTGGAGATCGCCGAACTCGCCAACCGCTACCGCGGCCCCGGCCCCAATAGCGGAGTGGTCGGCTTCGACATCGCGGGCGCCGAGGCCGGCTTCCCGCCCACCCGTCACCTCGACGCCTTCGAGTATCTGAAGCGGGAGAACAACCACTTCACGATCCACGCGGGCGAGGCCTTCGGACTCCCCTCCATCTGGCAGGCGCTCCAGTGGTGCGGCGCCGACCGGCTCGGCCACGGCGTGCGCATCATCGACGACATCCAGGTCCACGAGGACGGCTCCGTGAAGCTCGGCCGCCTCGCCTCGTACGTGCGCGACAAGCGGATCCCGCTGGAGCTGTGCCCCAGTTCCAACCTCCAGACGGGCGCCGCCGACTCGTACGCCGAGCACCCCATCGGGCTGCTGCGGCGGCTGCACTTCCGGGCGACCGTGAACACCGACAACCGTCTGATGTCCGGCACCAGCATGACCCGGGAATTCGAGCACCTTGTCGACGCTTTCGGTTATTCGCTCGACGACATGCAGTGGTTCACAGTCAATGCGATGAAATCAGCATTCATTCCTTTCGATGAACGACTGGCCATGATCAATGACGTCATCAAGCCCGGTTATGCCGAGCTGAAGTCCGAATGGCTGTTCCAGCAAACCGCTTCCACCAGCGGTTCTGTGAGCGAAGAGGGCTGA
- a CDS encoding alpha/beta hydrolase — MAQQATPVRTARLGRALGTEPTAVSGVVLLLPGGEEASARRPSPMLATASVRALGRRLTRAGRDEGLVVHVVHYRFRGWNGAEAHLARDASWAADEVVRRYGDVPVCLAGVDMGGRAALRAGGHPAVNSVLALSPWLPEEDVAAPPEPVKQLVGRRVLIVHGTNDERTDPELSFRLAARAKKANRDICRFEVHSDGHALHAFRDEVFALAEDFVMGALFGRPFARPVEDALAAPPPLGLRMPLASGFGRSLRR; from the coding sequence ATGGCACAGCAAGCGACGCCGGTTCGCACGGCCCGGCTCGGGCGGGCACTCGGTACGGAACCGACGGCGGTGAGCGGTGTGGTGCTGCTGTTGCCGGGCGGCGAGGAGGCCTCGGCCCGCAGACCGTCACCGATGCTGGCGACCGCGTCCGTACGGGCGTTGGGGCGCCGGCTCACCCGCGCGGGGCGGGACGAGGGGCTGGTCGTGCACGTGGTGCACTACCGGTTCCGGGGCTGGAACGGTGCGGAGGCGCATCTGGCGCGGGATGCCTCATGGGCCGCGGACGAGGTCGTACGGCGGTACGGGGACGTGCCCGTGTGTCTCGCGGGGGTGGACATGGGCGGGCGGGCCGCGCTGCGCGCCGGTGGCCACCCCGCCGTCAACTCCGTGCTGGCGTTGTCCCCTTGGCTGCCCGAGGAGGATGTCGCCGCGCCGCCCGAACCGGTGAAGCAGCTCGTGGGGCGGCGGGTGCTGATCGTGCACGGCACGAACGACGAGCGGACCGATCCCGAGCTGTCGTTCCGGCTGGCGGCCCGGGCGAAGAAGGCGAACCGGGACATCTGCCGGTTCGAGGTGCACTCCGACGGGCATGCGTTGCACGCGTTTCGCGATGAGGTGTTCGCATTGGCGGAGGATTTTGTGATGGGGGCGTTGTTCGGGCGGCCTTTCGCCCGGCCCGTGGAGGATGCGCTTGCGGCTCCGCCGCCGTTGGGGTTGCGTATGCCGCTTGCCTCCGGATTTGGGCGGTCCCTTCGCCGTTGA
- a CDS encoding LysR family transcriptional regulator: MMHQQRSETRLSPSSDTEDIVAILAPRLAYFAGVARTEHVTRAAHEMQVPQSTLSRAMVRLEQDLGVDLFARSGRTVSLTPAGRTFLASVERALAEIERAADEVRADADPATGKVAFGFLHTMGSETVPGLIRAFRADHPRVRFSLVQNYGEAMIEGLRSGELDLCLTSPVPDAPDLVARRLDEQKLRLVVPADHRLASRRRIRLAEAADETFVTLEPGYGLRRITDDLCQQAGFRPRVAFEGEEAETLRGLVAAGLGVALLPPPAVPRPGVVELTVTAPRAAREIGVAWLDGHPDTPPVAAFKKFLLSKRGTLLPE, from the coding sequence GTGATGCATCAGCAGAGGTCAGAGACCCGCCTGTCACCGTCCAGTGACACAGAAGACATCGTCGCGATTCTCGCCCCACGCCTCGCGTACTTCGCCGGCGTCGCCCGTACCGAGCACGTCACGCGGGCCGCACACGAGATGCAGGTCCCGCAGTCGACGCTGTCCCGCGCGATGGTCCGCCTGGAACAGGACCTGGGCGTGGACCTGTTCGCCCGCAGTGGCCGCACGGTCTCCCTCACTCCGGCCGGCCGCACGTTCCTCGCCTCGGTCGAGCGAGCCCTCGCCGAGATCGAGCGGGCCGCCGACGAGGTACGCGCCGACGCCGACCCGGCCACCGGCAAGGTCGCCTTCGGCTTCCTGCACACGATGGGCTCCGAGACGGTCCCCGGCCTGATCCGCGCCTTCCGCGCCGACCACCCCCGGGTCCGCTTCAGCCTCGTCCAGAACTACGGCGAGGCCATGATCGAGGGCCTGCGCTCCGGCGAACTGGACCTCTGTCTCACGTCCCCCGTCCCGGACGCCCCCGACCTCGTGGCCCGCCGCCTCGACGAACAGAAACTCCGCCTGGTCGTCCCCGCGGACCACCGCCTCGCCTCCCGCCGCCGCATCCGCCTGGCCGAGGCCGCCGACGAAACCTTCGTCACCCTGGAACCCGGCTACGGCCTCCGCCGCATCACCGACGACCTCTGCCAACAGGCGGGCTTCCGCCCAAGGGTGGCGTTCGAGGGAGAGGAGGCGGAAACACTGCGGGGCCTGGTGGCAGCGGGCCTGGGCGTAGCCCTCCTGCCCCCACCGGCGGTACCCCGCCCAGGAGTTGTGGAACTGACGGTCACAGCCCCAAGAGCGGCAAGAGAAATCGGCGTGGCCTGGCTGGACGGTCACCCGGACACGCCTCCCGTGGCAGCCTTCAAGAAGTTCCTACTGTCAAAGAGGGGAACCTTGCTCCCAGAGTGA
- a CDS encoding MFS transporter, which yields MPSASTEAPATVGASAATIVRSEAAPVAAVAVDSRMTPGGPGYRRMSLALFLAGVATFALLYSTQALLPLISGDFGVTASTASWTVSAATGALALFVLPLSAVSERFGRRTVMTASLAIAVTVGLLVPFAPSVGWLIGLRAVQGAALAGLPASATAYLAEEVRPKALITAIGLFVAGNSVGGMSGRVITGWVAQEWGWRVAVGTIGLLAVGCAVAFRLLLPAPKHFKAGSLRPTVLARTVRGHLANPLLCRLYAIGALFMTVFGAVYTVIGYRLTDAPFSLPQGIIGSVFLVYLVGTVSASTAGKLVGRLGRRGSLYLAGGTTTAGLLISLADSLPLVLLGLVLITAGFFAGHAVASSSVSHTAKEGRAQASALYQSAYYLGSSAGGTLGAIAFHSGGWAGTVALGLLAVIGVVTITVVGSHAARAQRRLVAVHH from the coding sequence ATGCCTTCCGCAAGTACCGAGGCGCCCGCCACCGTGGGCGCCTCCGCAGCCACCATCGTTCGCTCCGAAGCCGCTCCCGTCGCAGCCGTCGCCGTCGACTCCCGTATGACCCCGGGCGGGCCCGGCTACCGCCGGATGAGCCTCGCGCTCTTCCTCGCGGGTGTCGCGACCTTCGCGCTCCTCTACTCCACACAGGCCCTGCTGCCGCTGATCTCCGGCGACTTCGGGGTCACCGCGAGCACGGCGAGCTGGACGGTGTCGGCGGCGACCGGTGCGCTGGCACTGTTCGTCCTGCCGCTGAGCGCGGTGTCGGAGCGGTTCGGCCGTCGCACGGTGATGACGGCGTCCCTGGCGATCGCGGTGACCGTCGGACTGCTGGTGCCCTTCGCCCCTTCGGTCGGCTGGCTGATCGGGCTGCGGGCGGTACAGGGTGCGGCGCTGGCCGGGCTGCCCGCCTCGGCGACCGCGTATCTGGCGGAGGAAGTCCGGCCGAAGGCGCTGATCACCGCGATCGGCCTGTTCGTGGCGGGCAACAGCGTCGGCGGTATGAGCGGCAGGGTCATCACCGGCTGGGTCGCGCAGGAGTGGGGCTGGCGGGTCGCCGTCGGGACCATCGGACTGCTCGCGGTGGGCTGCGCGGTGGCCTTCCGGCTGCTGCTCCCGGCGCCGAAGCACTTCAAGGCCGGTTCGCTGCGGCCCACGGTGCTGGCCCGTACGGTCCGCGGCCACCTCGCGAACCCGCTGCTGTGCAGGCTGTACGCGATCGGCGCGCTGTTCATGACCGTGTTCGGCGCCGTCTACACGGTGATCGGCTACCGCCTCACGGACGCCCCGTTCTCGCTGCCGCAGGGCATCATCGGCTCGGTCTTCCTCGTCTACCTGGTCGGCACGGTCTCGGCCTCGACGGCCGGGAAGCTGGTGGGCCGGCTCGGGCGGCGGGGCTCGCTGTACCTGGCGGGCGGTACGACGACCGCGGGTCTGCTGATCTCGCTGGCGGACTCCCTGCCGCTGGTGCTGCTCGGCCTGGTACTGATCACCGCGGGCTTCTTCGCGGGCCACGCGGTCGCGTCCTCCTCGGTCAGCCACACCGCCAAGGAGGGCCGCGCACAGGCCTCCGCGCTCTACCAGTCCGCCTACTACCTGGGCTCCAGCGCGGGCGGCACGCTCGGCGCGATCGCCTTCCACTCCGGCGGCTGGGCCGGGACGGTGGCACTCGGGCTGCTGGCGGTGATCGGGGTCGTGACGATCACGGTGGTCGGCTCGCACGCGGCGCGGGCGCAGCGCCGCCTGGTGGCCGTACACCACTGA
- a CDS encoding sigma-70 family RNA polymerase sigma factor, which produces MSDGTATVEDLDVRLEKHRVELTGYCYRMLGSSFEAEDAVQDTLVRAWRSYDKFEGRSSMRSWLYRIATNVCLDMLTAGNKRARPVDLTDSTPLAQAALTPRPDNTWLEPMPDARVLPTVADPAEAAVAKESVRLAFMAALQQLPPKQRAVLILREVLAWKASEVAELLGTTVASVNSALQRARATLAESDSAAARAATSDPLDEEQQKLLERYVAAFEGYDMTALTALLHEDAVMTMPPFDLWLTGPEDITGFMTTLGAPCANSHLVPVAVNGLPGFAQYKPDPETGGYTAWAVQVLETSEGRITGFHCFLDTKRWFPLFGLPLNLEEEADKSE; this is translated from the coding sequence ATGAGCGACGGTACGGCGACGGTGGAGGACCTCGACGTCCGGCTTGAGAAGCACCGGGTCGAGTTGACGGGGTACTGCTACCGAATGCTCGGCTCGTCCTTCGAGGCGGAGGACGCGGTCCAGGACACACTGGTGCGCGCCTGGCGCAGCTACGACAAGTTCGAGGGCCGCTCCTCGATGCGCTCGTGGCTGTACCGGATCGCGACGAACGTATGCCTGGACATGCTGACGGCGGGCAACAAGCGGGCCCGCCCGGTGGACCTGACGGACTCGACCCCGCTCGCGCAGGCGGCACTGACCCCGCGCCCGGACAACACCTGGCTGGAGCCGATGCCGGACGCGCGCGTGCTGCCGACGGTCGCCGACCCGGCGGAGGCCGCCGTCGCCAAGGAGTCGGTGCGCCTCGCCTTCATGGCCGCCCTGCAGCAACTGCCGCCCAAGCAGCGGGCCGTGCTCATCCTGCGCGAGGTCCTCGCGTGGAAGGCGAGCGAGGTCGCCGAGCTGCTCGGCACGACGGTCGCCTCGGTCAACAGCGCGCTCCAGCGGGCCCGGGCGACGCTCGCCGAGAGCGACAGCGCCGCGGCCCGTGCCGCCACGTCCGACCCGCTGGACGAGGAGCAGCAGAAGCTCCTGGAGCGCTATGTGGCGGCCTTCGAGGGGTACGACATGACGGCACTCACGGCACTGCTGCACGAGGACGCCGTGATGACGATGCCGCCGTTCGACCTGTGGCTGACCGGCCCCGAGGACATCACGGGCTTCATGACGACGCTCGGGGCGCCCTGTGCGAACTCGCACCTGGTACCGGTCGCGGTGAACGGCCTGCCGGGCTTCGCCCAGTACAAGCCGGATCCGGAGACGGGTGGCTACACGGCGTGGGCGGTGCAGGTCCTGGAGACGTCAGAAGGCCGGATCACCGGGTTCCACTGCTTCCTCGACACGAAGCGGTGGTTCCCGCTGTTCGGGCTGCCCCTCAACCTCGAAGAGGAGGCCGACAAGAGCGAGTAG
- a CDS encoding STAS domain-containing protein: protein MSSVSPSGLPVVDAMTPAVLVLPGPVARDEVPRLCEDVRARLESSRAGVVVCDVAGLGPPGLTTVDALARMQLAARRAGGRIRLRDPDSALRALLALVGLLFEVEGQPEQREPPLRVEEAVEPGDPAF, encoded by the coding sequence ATGAGTTCCGTGTCGCCGTCCGGTCTACCGGTCGTGGACGCCATGACACCTGCCGTACTCGTACTGCCCGGCCCCGTCGCCCGAGACGAGGTGCCGAGGCTGTGCGAGGACGTGCGCGCGCGGCTGGAGAGCAGCAGAGCCGGGGTCGTGGTCTGCGATGTCGCCGGTCTCGGACCACCAGGTCTGACCACCGTCGACGCGCTCGCCAGGATGCAGCTCGCCGCCCGTCGCGCCGGAGGACGGATCAGACTGCGCGATCCGGACTCCGCCCTGCGTGCGCTACTCGCTCTTGTCGGCCTCCTCTTCGAGGTTGAGGGGCAGCCCGAACAGCGGGAACCACCGCTTCGTGTCGAGGAAGCAGTGGAACCCGGTGATCCGGCCTTCTGA
- a CDS encoding Uma2 family endonuclease, which yields MSALTVSQEPDRNWDDLVRFWEEMEWPEGSKVEIIEGIITVSPAPAYRHNVIAARIQRRLYSVIPEDWEVFQTLAIAVPSRLGMLIPDIVVAPVREDAETDTHIPAALAELVVEVTSKSNARHDRISKPAAYATAGIPLYLLVDRWAPEGPTATLYGEPQGDVYRPLSVAKFGETIKLPAPFDLAIDTREFPID from the coding sequence ATGAGCGCACTCACCGTGAGCCAGGAGCCCGACCGGAACTGGGACGACCTTGTCCGGTTCTGGGAGGAGATGGAATGGCCCGAGGGCAGCAAGGTGGAGATCATTGAGGGGATCATCACCGTGTCACCTGCTCCCGCGTACCGCCATAACGTGATCGCGGCACGCATCCAGCGCCGCCTCTACTCAGTGATCCCCGAGGACTGGGAGGTCTTCCAGACATTGGCCATCGCCGTGCCATCGCGTCTGGGTATGCTCATCCCGGACATCGTGGTGGCCCCTGTCCGGGAGGACGCGGAAACCGACACCCACATTCCGGCAGCCCTCGCCGAACTCGTCGTCGAGGTCACCTCCAAGTCCAACGCCCGCCACGACCGCATCAGCAAGCCCGCCGCCTACGCCACCGCAGGCATTCCTCTGTACCTTCTCGTCGACCGCTGGGCCCCCGAAGGCCCCACCGCGACGCTCTACGGAGAACCGCAGGGCGACGTCTACCGCCCCCTGAGCGTCGCCAAGTTCGGCGAGACCATCAAGTTGCCCGCTCCTTTCGACCTCGCCATCGACACCAGAGAGTTCCCCATCGACTGA
- a CDS encoding thymidine phosphorylase, giving the protein MSMDAISVIRTKRDRGELSDEQIDWVIDAYTRGEVADYQMAALNMAILLNGMNRGEIARWTAAMIASGERMDFSSLSRPTADKHSTGGVGDKITLPLAPLVAACGAAVPQLSGRGLGHTGGTLDKLESIPGWRALLSNEEMLSVLDEVGAVICAAGDGLAPADKKLYALRDVTGTVESIPLIASSIMSKKIAEGTGSLVLDVKVGTGAFMKTIEDARELASTMVGLGTDHGVRTVALLTDMSTPLGLTAGNALEVRESVEVLAGGGPADVVELTLALAREMLDAAGVKDADPAKALADGSAMDAWRRMIAAQGGDPDGPLPTSREQHVVKASASGVLTRLDAYDIGIAAWRLGAGRARKEDPVQAAAGIELHAKPGDTVTEGQPLLTLHTDTPDRFEYALAAIEGSYDVAAPGTAYTPVPVVLERIA; this is encoded by the coding sequence TTGTCGATGGACGCCATCTCCGTCATCCGCACCAAGCGGGACCGCGGCGAGCTGAGCGACGAACAGATCGACTGGGTCATCGACGCGTACACGCGCGGTGAGGTCGCCGACTACCAGATGGCCGCCCTCAACATGGCGATCCTGCTCAACGGCATGAACCGCGGCGAGATCGCCCGCTGGACGGCCGCGATGATCGCCTCCGGCGAGCGCATGGACTTCTCGTCCCTGTCCCGCCCGACCGCCGACAAGCACTCCACGGGCGGCGTCGGCGACAAGATCACCCTCCCGCTGGCCCCGCTCGTGGCGGCCTGCGGCGCGGCGGTCCCGCAGCTGTCGGGCCGGGGCCTCGGCCACACCGGCGGCACCCTCGACAAGCTGGAGTCGATCCCGGGCTGGCGCGCGCTGCTCTCGAACGAGGAGATGCTCTCCGTACTGGACGAGGTCGGCGCGGTCATCTGCGCGGCGGGCGACGGCCTGGCCCCGGCGGACAAGAAGCTGTACGCGCTGCGGGACGTGACGGGCACGGTGGAGTCGATCCCGCTGATCGCCTCCTCGATCATGTCGAAGAAGATCGCGGAGGGTACGGGCTCGCTGGTCCTGGACGTGAAGGTGGGCACGGGCGCGTTCATGAAGACGATCGAGGACGCGCGCGAACTGGCGTCCACGATGGTCGGGTTGGGCACGGACCACGGCGTGAGGACGGTCGCGCTCCTCACGGACATGTCGACCCCGCTGGGCCTGACGGCGGGCAACGCGCTGGAGGTCCGCGAGTCGGTGGAGGTCCTGGCGGGCGGCGGCCCCGCGGACGTCGTCGAACTGACCCTCGCCCTGGCCCGCGAGATGCTCGACGCGGCGGGCGTGAAGGACGCCGATCCGGCGAAGGCGCTGGCCGACGGCTCGGCGATGGACGCGTGGCGCCGCATGATCGCGGCCCAGGGCGGCGACCCGGACGGCCCGCTCCCGACGTCTAGGGAACAGCACGTGGTGAAGGCGTCGGCCTCGGGCGTCCTGACCCGCCTCGACGCGTACGACATCGGCATCGCGGCCTGGCGCCTCGGCGCGGGCCGCGCCCGCAAGGAGGACCCGGTCCAGGCGGCGGCAGGCATCGAGCTGCACGCCAAGCCGGGCGACACGGTGACCGAGGGCCAGCCCCTCCTCACCCTCCACACGGACACCCCGGACCGCTTCGAGTACGCCCTGGCGGCAATCGAGGGTTCGTACGACGTGGCGGCACCGGGGACGGCGTACACGCCCGTGCCGGTGGTGCTGGAACGCATCGCCTGA